The following coding sequences lie in one Macaca thibetana thibetana isolate TM-01 chromosome 18, ASM2454274v1, whole genome shotgun sequence genomic window:
- the LOC126941398 gene encoding LOW QUALITY PROTEIN: alcohol dehydrogenase class-3-like (The sequence of the model RefSeq protein was modified relative to this genomic sequence to represent the inferred CDS: inserted 1 base in 1 codon), with amino-acid sequence MANHVIKCKAAVAWEAGKPLSIEEIEVAPPKAHEVRIKIIATAVCHTDAYTLSGAEPEGCFPVILGHEGAGIVESVGEGVTKLKAGDTVIPLXIPQCGECKFCLNHKTNLCQKIRVTQRKGLMPDGTSRFTCKGKTILHYMGTSTFSEYTVVADISVAKIDPLAPLDKVCLLGCGISTGYGAAVNTAKVEPGSVCAVFGLGGVGLAVIMGCKVAGASRIIGVDIHKDKFARAKEFGATECINPQDFSKPIQEVLIEMTDGGVDYSFECIGNVKVMRAVLEACHKGWGVSVVVGVAASGEEIATRPFQLVTGRTWKGTAFGGWKSVESVPKLVSEYMSKKIKVDEFVTHNLSFDEINKAFELMHSGKSIRTVVKI; translated from the exons ATGGCGAACCATGTTATCAAGTGCAAGGCtgcagttgcttgggaggctggaaAGCCTCTCTCCATAGAGGAGATAGAGGTGGCACCCCCAAAGGCTCATGAAGTTCGAATCAAGATCATTGCCACTGCAGTTTGCCACACTGATGCCTATACCCTGAGCGGAGCTGAGCCTGAGGGTTGTTTTCCAGTGATCTTGGGACATGAAGGTGCTGGAATTGTGGAAAGTGTTGGCGAGGGAGTTACTAAACTGAAGGCGGGTGACACTGTCATCCCAC TCATCCCACAGTGTGGAGAATGCAAATTTTGTCTAAATCATAAAACTAACCTTTGCCAGAAGATAAGAGTCACTCAACGGAAAGGATTAATGCCAGATGGTACCAGCAGATTTACTTGCAAAGGAAAGACAATTTTGCATTACATGGGAACCAGCACATTTTCTGAATACACAGTTGTGGCTGATATCTCTGTTGCTAAAATAGATCCTTTAGCACCTTTGGATAAAGTCTGCCTTCTAGGTTGTGGCATTTCAACTGGTTAtggtgctgctgtgaacactgcCAAGGTGGAGCCTGGCTCTGTTTGTGCGGTCTTTGGCCTGGGAGGAGTTGGATTGGCAGTTATCATGGGCTGTAAAGTGGCTGGTGCATCCCGGATCATTGGTGTGGACATCCATAAAGATAAATTTGCAAGGGCCAAAGAGTTTGGAGCCACTGAATGTATTAACCCTCAGGATTTTAGTAAACCCATCCAGGAAGTGCTCATTGAGATGACTGATGGAGGAGTAGACTATTCCTTTGAATGTATTGGTAATGTGAAGGTCATGAGAGCAGTACTTGAGGCGTGTCACAAGGGCTGGGGCGTCAGCGTGGTGGTTGGAGTAGCTGCTTCAGGTGAAGAAATTGCCACTCGTCCATTCCAGCTGGTAACAGGTCGCACATGGAAAGGCACTGCCTTTGGAGGATGGAAGAGTGTTGAAAGTGTCCCAAAGTTGGTGTCTGAATATATGTCCAAAAAGATAAAAGTTGATGAATTTGTGACTCACAATCTGTCTTTTGATGAAATTAACAAAGCCTTTGAACTGATGCATTCTGGAAAGAGCATTCGAACTGTTGTAAAGATttaa